CCTTCTGCGCCAGCCGCGCCCGCTACTTCAACAAAAGTGCCGTCTCCTTGATTTTCATAAAGATAATTCGGGAAGTTGCTAATACTGCTCGAGCGGACAACATAGAGATCAACGTCCATATCGTTATCGAAATCGCCAGCGACAGCAGAACGCCCATCAATCGCTCCAAAAAAAGTCGGCACGGGCGTGAAACGCTCGGACCCGCTGGTGAGCAGAACAGAGCGAGGTTGGTAAGCGAGGTCATACGCAGAAAAGTTGACGGGTTCTACCGCTACGATTCGCTCATCTGCCTCGATGAGTGCCTCAAATCCCGTCCAATTCGTTTTAATATCAGGCTGCGTATGGTATAAGATCGTCCACTCGTTGGAACTCGGTGTGTATCCGATATACATCCCCCAGAGTTCATCTGCCGGACGCGGCTTGAGTCCAACGACCCGTGGATCCTCAGGGTCCAATAGGAAGATGAAGGAGGAAACATTTCGGACGGGATCGTTTGGAATAAACTCACCGTTAAAGGCTGTGAGCCGATGTCCGGCTTCACCGATAGATAAATGGTGTAATCGCGTCGCCCAGACGGAATGAATCTCAAATCGGACGGCGCCCCGCGTCTTAAAACGATAGCCCTTCTCACCGGTGTTCACCTGAATGTAGGACCTGATTTGATGTTCATGCTCTGTGTCAATATAGTTCCGAGCGATGCCCCGCGTCAGGAACGCATCCGGGAGTAAGTCCCCGTTGAAGTCCGCGAAGACTGCATCTCGCACATCATAGAGCAGTTTCGGAACGTTGAGGTGCTCGGTTAACTCTCTAAACGGCTTCACCGAGATATCATAGACGGTGCCGGGATACGGGTTGCCGTCAAGCAATATCTCCATGCTGCCATCCCCTGTGATATCTGTCAGCTGCGCCAACGTAACATCCTTGGTAACTTCAAACCCGAGTTCCTGATTCACGTTCGCGAAGCCGTGAGGGGTCTGCTGAAAAACGGAGGACGTTACAAGGTTCCCCGCTCTATCTGAACGGACTCTGCCGGTGATAAGCAGATCGAGGTGTCCATCGCCATTTGAGTCAAACCAAAGGGGCCCCCGTCCACGCAGGAGTGGAAGTGCTATACCGTATTCTGTGGCGCGCTCGGTGAGCCTCCCATTTTCATTGATATAGAAGTGATTGTGATTCCGCGCATCTGTTACGTTCGTGCCGCCCCCGCCACCGGATAAGACGACTAAATCCTGGTCGCCATCATTATCAAAATCTGCCCAAGCGACACCATGCGTGTCGGCGTGTGGATTGGCGTCCCACACCGAATCAATGATGTCGGTGAACGTGCCGTCGGTGTTGTTGCGATAGAGACTCGGCTTCTGTTTATGATTCGTCGCCCATAAATCGAGGTATCCATCCCCATCAAAATCGCCCCACGCATTACCCCAACTTTCACCGAATCGCCGAATCCCCGCCGGTTCTGACACATCTTCAAACCATAAGTCCGCGGAGACAGGCAGTAAAAAACAGGATAGGAAAAAGAATATGAACGTCCGCATTTTTTTCCCTCAGAAAGTAGAAAGGGCGGGGGCCCGAAAGGGTCCCGCCCTCTTTTGGAATGTCTCCTACTTGAGGATGACCATCTTACGCAGTGATGACAGGGTGTCTGTCTCTAACTGGTAAAAATAAATTCCGCTTGCCACCTGTTCGCCGAGGGCGTTCCGACCGTCCCAATACGCCGCACGCTCGCGATCGGTGTAGTAGCCAGCGGATTGCTGACCGAGTTGTAACGTCCGGATCCCTACGCCCTGTGCGTTGTAAATCGTGATGCGCACGTCCGTATCGGTTGCCAATTCGTAGGGTATCCACGTTTCGGGGTTGAACGGATTCGGATAGTTCGCCAGCAATTGCGTCTGTTCGGGACGCGCCGTCGCGAGGAGCTGCTGCAGATAAATCAGCGTCTTGAGTGCCGCAGGTGAACGATCGCTCGTTGCGACCAAGAGATCGATCTGCGCTTGGAGGCGACTTACCTGCTCGGGGGTCAACTGCACACCCACGATCATCGGTGCCGCAGCAGCTGCGTCATCCCGATTTTCACGAACGAGGATGATATCTTTGTCATCCACGGTGCCGTCGCCGTTGACATCGTATTGGGTATTGCGCGTCCCGACGGCTAATGTGACCAAAAATAGGTCCACATTATCGACGGTGCCGCTGCCATCGACATCGTAGGTGGGTGTAGTGCGGGTCGTCTGAGGCGTCGGGGTCGTCGGTGTGGGAGTTGTCCCAGCAGGTGCTTTGATGCTGTTGCTCAGCACCATGTCACCCGGACTCCCTAACCCGTCAACCACGTTCTGGATGCTTGAACCCTCAAGCGTAGCACTCTGGATTCTGCCACGTGAGTTCGTCCAGNNNNNNNNNNNNNNNNNNNNNNNNNNNNNNNNNNNNNNNNNNNNNNNNNNNNNNNNNNNNNNNNNNNNNNNNNNNNNNNNNNNNNNNNNNNNNNNNNNNNGATGCTTGAACCCTCAAGCGTAGCACTCTGGATTCTGCCACGTGAGTTCGTCCAGAACAGTTTGCTACGCGCTGGGTCTACGGCGATACCGCTCGGTGTCGCAAGGATGGACGCGAGTTGCTTGGCACCCGAACCATCAAGGTTCGCACTGTTGATCGTGCCACCACTCTCTCCACTCTTCTCTGTCCAGTAGATTTTCCCGCCACCAATAGCAAGACTTCCCGAAGCATCGGCACCATTGGAGATATTGCGAATCTGTTTCTGACCTGTAAGATTCACGAAACCTACGCCGCCGTTGCTATGCGTCCAATACACATTACCCCCCGATAGGGCAATATCCAGCGGACTCGTTAGGTTCTCAAGCACGTTTTGGATGATTGAGCCGTCAAGATTGGCACTCTGGATTCTGCCACGTGAGTTCGTCCAGTAGAGTTTGCGATTCGCCGTATCTACGACAATACCCATCGGCACTGCCATAATTTCGGTCAGTTCCTTAACGCCTGTGCCGTCAAGGTTCGCACTGTTGATCGTGCCTGAACTCTCACCCGTCTTTTCCGTCCAGTAGACTTTAGTGCCACCGATGGCGATGTTCAAGGCGTTATCCACACTCGGTATGAATCTTTGGACGTTTGCACCTACAAGCGCATAGATCGCACCGCTGTCTACCCATAGCATCGGGGGACGCCCCGCCGCACCTATATGCACAACCGGATGTATCGCGTCTCCGGGTGCCCGTGTCGAGGTCGGTGTCGGGGTCTCCGTCGGCGCACCGCCACTCGCAGTGATCGTGAACGTGACCCGTCTCGTAACGCCTCGGGCTTCCACTTCAATCGTGCTACTCGCACTCATCGGTGTGTAGGTGGCACGGGCGTGGCCGCGTGAATCCGTCTGAACCACGACTGCACGTCCGTTCCCTCGTTGGGTAAGCCGTCCCTGTCCGGTGCGGACCCTGAAAATCACTCTCGTATCTTCAACAGCATCCCCGTCTTCATCAACGACTTGGACGATCAGGGACGCATCGAGTTCTGTGTTCGTTGTCCCAGTGCGTTGCGAGGGACCGACAATACTGACCCTATCCGGCTCTCTAACCCTCGTTTCCGGGGTTGTGGTGGGTGTCGTCGTAGGTGTATCTGTTGTCGTTGTCTGTGCGGTTCCAGCCACTCGAATTCGAGTTGTTCCTGACTCATATCCCTCAGCACTCGCCGTCAACGTGTAGAGCCCTGCCGCTGTCGGGAGCGGAAGGCCGATAGCACCCGCGCCATTCGCGGTTGCGACATTGCGGGTCGTGAACCCAGTACCGCTCACCCTTACCGTCAAAGCACCGCTGATACGATTATTGTTTGTATCTACGACGGTAATGCTAAAGGTTTGGATACCGTTCGTTGGCGTGCCGATTGACGTAATCGAGATTGTACCGAGTGATGTCGGACCCGCAACTGTAATCGTTTCTGTGTCGGGTGTATACCCTGCAACGGAGGCAGTTGCCGTCAGCGTATAATCATCCGGTTCTGTCGGCAGTGTTATCTCTATCGCCGTGCCACTGGTGACGCTTCGCGTTCCCCCTCCGAGAGCCGTGCCGGTCAGCACAACCGGTATCGCAGTCGCTGTCCCTGCTACCGAGGTAGCCGTCACCGTCACCGAACGCGTCGCACCTTCACCCGTCACACCGATCTGAAGACTCCCTGTTGATGTTGGTGTCGGTATTGACGCAGGAGTCGGTGCACGTGCACCACCGCCGTTTATATTGAAAACCACACGGTCAATCGCGAAACTATAATCGGAATCGCGGGATTCGTGCCGGACCTCGGCAACAACTTCTCTCGCGACGACAATTTGACCGATATTGTAGTCAACGCTTGCTTGACCGTTAGAACCGGTGACAACATATATCTGCTGACCGGTATCAGGATTTAATGTACCAGTAGGTACTTGCCCAGAACCAGATCCCTCCCCTGGTTTTTGTGTTAAACCATGCCGTGAAAGGATTCCAGTATTGGTTCTAAACTGAATGACCACATTTGGTATCCTGAAGCCTGCTGTACTTCGCGCGATCACAACCAAGGGGGCATCAAGTTGCTTGGCCTTTGCCGCACGCTGCGGATTCCCAGAGACTATCTCTAAATTAGCGACCCTCGTGCTGCCTGTTCCTCCCAGACTAGCGGTAAAGCTTTTGGATACATAAAGAGAAGGAAGTACACCCACTAAATTAGCAGTAATCATCTGGGTTGTATCTGTACCTAACTCATAGTAAACTTTTGCTAGGCCACTACGATCTGTTTGGACGAATACAGGGCTAGCTTTCTTAGGGGGAACAGTGGATGTAGCCGCGTAAACCATCCCGTTCACAGGATCGCTAACAGCTGCTGCCAACGCCGCGGCGGTACCATAGACCATTGTCCCAGGGACAGGAATAAACATAGAACCGGTTGCAGTTGTTGTAAACTCAACGGCCACCCCAGAGACAGGACTGCCTCTTCCATCCGTTACTTTCACCTCAAGATAATCCTCAAGCTGTCCGCTGGAAGCACCACTCTGATTATTTCCGTTTGTTATTTCTAACCGAGGATACCGCGCCACGTTACTCGGATCTATGTAGATATAGATAACAGTGTGAGGCGTAGTGCCACCAACAGATGCAGTAACTCTGCTGGTAGCTGTATGACCCCTAAGATACACACTGGCACTACTGGATGTCAGTATCCCATTGGGGAGAGGGAGTTTCGGATTTGAATTGTCTTCTCCCACGTGGAGGCTTCCACTGCCCTGAACTGAATAATAAACCGGAGCATTAGCTGTTGGAGTAAAGGCAAAGGCAGTATTGACCTGATGCTCGGCATCTTTATACCCGTAGTAGACACTACCCGACCCAGATGCAAGTGCTGTTGCCCGCGTATCAAGTTGATGTACCCGTGGCACTACGTAAATTGTGAAGGTAAGTGATGTCCCTGAAGTTGGTGCTGGATTGGTCGCCGGAAAATCACTCTCAGGTGTCACATCTGTTATTGTGATGGTATAAGTATTCGGAGTAGTGGAAGCTGTGCCGTTCAAAGTAATCGTAGTTGAAAATCGTAGATTTCTATCAGCAGCGGCTTCATGTAGGGAAAAAGCACCGAGAGTTGCTGTATCGGTGGCCCTCTCATTTAGCCTAGAAGTCGCGCTCTGAGCTGGCACTCGCGCACTGCCTTTTCTCAGAATAAATCCATCAGGAATGTTAATCGCAAGAGCCTCATCGTTGTAGTAGACAGCAGCAGCAGCAGATACCAGTACATCATCAGTCGTAGTAGTCGTTGAAGGATTACCATAGGTTTCATTACCAGATTGGTATCCGCTCTGCACGTTATCCCCTTCGGTATAGTAAGAGTAGTCTGTCTGTCCAGATACCGTAATGTGGCCTGGCTTTGCGGTGGCATTCCCAGCCAACCTTACTGAAAATGATATAGTGAAGGGATCTCCCGGAAATACTGTCCGGTAATTGCCGCCGCCTGATCTGTGATCAAGGGTCAGCGCGTCTGCGGTCCCTTGCACACCCAATGCCAACACAAATGCCATCAGCATGCCAAAGACGATGTTTCGCGTCGTTAAATTCGTCATGAGAAAATATACCTCTCTTGTAAGTTATAAGTAATAGGTTATAAGTGGTAAGTTAAGAGGGTGTGGGTAACAGTACACCTCTGCACTTATAACTTATAACTGACAACCAATAACTCTGTAAAAAAAAGATGTGTGTGCCTTGCTTCACCGTGCTTTTTATCCCCCTGCTAGGGTGGGAGGGCGGCAGTTCCTGTGGGTACAGGACCTAGCAGTGCCGCCCCAACAAGGCAGGTATTTTATGAAGCTTGTGTTTAATGCTTAGAGAATCGTCAAGAAAAATCCGAAATATCTAAGTTATCTGTGCCTCTGAGGCGACTGAAGTCGTCGGGTTCAGAGGGTGTAAACAAAACAGGGCAATGTTCCGAAGGACATCGCCCTGCCTTGTGGTTAAGGTTAGTTCAAACAAATTTTATCCCTGAAATAACCTCTTTGTTGCTACTACTCATTGGACGACTTCAATTCACCCCACGTGGAGGTAAGTTTCCCAGCGGCACCGATATGCCCTTTCAGGCGGATGCCACGGGTCAGCGTCTGACGGTTTCCGTCGAGAGAAACGTCTTCAATTTGGTAGTAGTATACGACGTTAGGTTGAGCAGTTGTATCCGTGTAGGTGTAGAACTGCTTCTCCGAAGTGGTGCCAGCCCCCGCGATCATGGTCGCATTGATGACCTTGAACTCGCCGTCTTTCTGATTACTGCGCTTGATGAAGAATCCAGCGTTATTCAGTTCAGACTGCGTCGACCAGGTTATCACCACAGCACCTGTATCTTTCTGACGTGCCGGACGGAAGTGTGAGAGTTCAACAGGCAGCGCACCCCCCGCACGGAAGCCGGGTGTGCCGACATCGCTCATCGCACCGTAGTAAGTCTGCGTGCGGATATGCGTCGCTTGTGCGAAAGCCGTGTCCGAAGCGAGTGTCCAAGACGCCATCATCATACCGTCTTCGGGTTCCGAGGGACCGATGTTGACATTGATGTGTTTACGGAGAATCGAACTCCGTCCGTCATCACTGGTCGGCAGTGCCCACGCAGCGGAACCATCCGCACCGAGGTTGCCTGCCATATCTGTGGCGGCTTTACGCATCGCAGCGGCTTTAGAATCCGCGGCTTTCGCGGCGGCTTTTTCAGCAGCGGTCGCCGTGGCGGCTAACTTCGTGGGTGTTGCGGCTGGCGGTGCGAGGGTAACCAAAAACGCCTCACTGCTGAGCAAACTGTATTTGCGGGTTGTCACGCCTGCGTTTATCAGTTCGACTTCGTTCGCCGTCTTGAGATTGATGACCTGTTCAGAAGCCCCATCAATGTTGTTACGCCCGGCTTCGGTCACAATAAGAATCGTTGACGGGGAAGTTGATTGACGGCTCCTGCTGATCATCGTGCCATCGGGGATCGTGAACTTCACTGAACCGATAGAGACAGCGGCATCCGCAACGGCGTTATCGACGCTCAGCGTCCATCCGCTCAAGTTGACATCTTCGGTCGCAGAACCGTTAGCGATCTCTATCCACTGCGGTAATGTGCCACCGCCAGCGAACATAACTTCGCTGATGTAGACGACACCCGCCGCTGGGATCGTGCCGGTGCTGGCGGCTTTCTTCGCAGCAGCTTCAACAGCAGCGGCTTTCGCTTTCGCTTCAGCGGCGAGATCTGCTGCCGTTACAGCGTCACTTGTCGCCGCACCCGGGGTGCCGTGTCGGATACCAATCGCAGTCTCCGCAAAGTTCGCACTCTTTGGACCCGGAGAGGACATCCAACTCCCTGCCATCTGACCGTCCATTAGCATGTCATCAGCGTCCATCCCACGATACATCGAGACGATTTCGACGACAGGCACAAACGCCCCACGTTCTGCTGCCGTGCCAGTCGCTGTCGTCCCTGAACGACCACTTTGACCTTTACCTATAACTGCCCAATGGGCACCCTTATCATCAAGCGTGCCGATCCGATCCGTAGGTGAAATTTCATCTTCTGGGGCTTCTATCTCCGTTTTTGGTGGGAGATCATTAAGCTCGTTGGGAGCATAGAAGATCAGCGTGAGGGCTTCGTTGACCTTGGGTGTATGATCGGCATCATCTACAGTTTTAAAGGCACCACCGGGGTTATATAACTCAATCCATTGGCTCTGTGAAGATGGGTCTAAACTTACATCTTCGCCCCACATTACCTCAGTGATATACAACTTCCGGTTGACTGGGTCGCCATCGTCATTTGCCGTTTGAGCCACAACGTCAATCACAACACCTGTCGCCAACTCGGATGCCAAGTTCGGGAGATCCGCAGTGGCATAGACGTTATATCTCAATTGTGTCGGTGTCCGGTGGGTCGCTCTCGGAGCGTCATTCGTTCGATCGTTCTTTTGACCTACCAGATCAATTCCGGAACCGCTCTCATCGTTAGCGATGATGAAATAGCCATCACCTGGAACATACCAGTCCTTGGGGATCGTCACCTTATAGCCCGCTGTCAAATTACGAGCCGCACCCTTGACAGGAACCGTCAAGATTTCACGTCCATTCGGTAAGTTCATCGAATTACCAAAGCCAGGGGGTAAAT
Above is a window of Candidatus Poribacteria bacterium DNA encoding:
- a CDS encoding T9SS type A sorting domain-containing protein, which produces MRTFIFFFLSCFLLPVSADLWFEDVSEPAGIRRFGESWGNAWGDFDGDGYLDLWATNHKQKPSLYRNNTDGTFTDIIDSVWDANPHADTHGVAWADFDNDGDQDLVVLSGGGGGTNVTDARNHNHFYINENGRLTERATEYGIALPLLRGRGPLWFDSNGDGHLDLLITGRVRSDRAGNLVTSSVFQQTPHGFANVNQELGFEVTKDVTLAQLTDITGDGSMEILLDGNPYPGTVYDISVKPFRELTEHLNVPKLLYDVRDAVFADFNGDLLPDAFLTRGIARNYIDTEHEHQIRSYIQVNTGEKGYRFKTRGAVRFEIHSVWATRLHHLSIGEAGHRLTAFNGEFIPNDPVRNVSSFIFLLDPEDPRVVGLKPRPADELWGMYIGYTPSSNEWTILYHTQPDIKTNWTGFEALIEADERIVAVEPVNFSAYDLAYQPRSVLLTSGSERFTPVPTFFGAIDGRSAVAGDFDNDMDVDLYVVRSSSISNFPNYLYENQGDGTFVEVAGAAGAEGSTLGRGQSVTMADYDRDGYLDLFVTNGRGAYPFNDGPDQLFQNISSSGNNWIQIDLQGTVSNRDGIGARLFATTPDGKTQLRENGGGIHWCQQDQKRIHFGLAENQRVSELVIHWPSGIVQKLEDLPVNRVLKVVESDAVVFSADVNQDGRVDTLDFIFVIGHFGEKSPTHLRIDINKDGEINILDLVWIVRSVRNNQASAGSPSHQLGMDASLSLSEADIGVLSAFYEKIEEIPANATHKALVRQFLKEVLIAVEHPLDTRLHANYPNPFNPETWIPYQLATDTDVCITIYNAQGVGIRTLQLGQQSAGYYTDRERAAYWDGRNELGERVVSGIYFYQLETDTTSALRKMVILK
- a CDS encoding T9SS type A sorting domain-containing protein → MVLSNSIKAPAGTTPTPTTPTPQTTRTTPTYDVDGSGTVDNVDLFLVTLAVGTRNTQYDVNGDGTVDDKDIILVRENRDDAAAAAPMIVGVQLTPEQVSRLQAQIDLLVATSDRSPAALKTLIYLQQLLATARPEQTQLLANYPNPFNPETWIPYELATDTDVRITIYNAQGVGIRTLQLGQQSAGYYTDRERAAYWDGRNALGEQVASGIYFYQLETDTLSSLRKMVILK
- a CDS encoding lamin tail domain-containing protein, with the protein product MLSKKMAVSLTSLIIIFALAFVAPTAMAQVKVTVSGLTSVQHGGTAATPADTMVDIVIETDKGADKPALTAVVFDKNGEPVDQTTNAVTFDDDTDAGGEDARNTSKKRYITMNVPSELNGADNANLPLRIVVTIPAIGPNDPSDDTDDSEIMYRAITITEIVDTSALPKVVSIQRLRPGSQTVVAAFQEERVDLELFPTFDVRIVLTKGHTADPLNAGSLVEVENGTASVLIVGQKFGWHGGMDTATPPAPIPAQAIRPHPIEGMYEHAGTADTPYGPLAGVPAGVMGSGNVPMPNSDDNMYSQYRVTITPHQKSSNFDVKIRVKEFHDGKSPVRRTYLPPGFGNSMNLPNGREILTVPVKGAARNLTAGYKVTIPKDWYVPGDGYFIIANDESGSGIDLVGQKNDRTNDAPRATHRTPTQLRYNVYATADLPNLASELATGVVIDVVAQTANDDGDPVNRKLYITEVMWGEDVSLDPSSQSQWIELYNPGGAFKTVDDADHTPKVNEALTLIFYAPNELNDLPPKTEIEAPEDEISPTDRIGTLDDKGAHWAVIGKGQSGRSGTTATGTAAERGAFVPVVEIVSMYRGMDADDMLMDGQMAGSWMSSPGPKSANFAETAIGIRHGTPGAATSDAVTAADLAAEAKAKAAAVEAAAKKAASTGTIPAAGVVYISEVMFAGGGTLPQWIEIANGSATEDVNLSGWTLSVDNAVADAAVSIGSVKFTIPDGTMISRSRQSTSPSTILIVTEAGRNNIDGASEQVINLKTANEVELINAGVTTRKYSLLSSEAFLVTLAPPAATPTKLAATATAAEKAAAKAADSKAAAMRKAATDMAGNLGADGSAAWALPTSDDGRSSILRKHINVNIGPSEPEDGMMMASWTLASDTAFAQATHIRTQTYYGAMSDVGTPGFRAGGALPVELSHFRPARQKDTGAVVITWSTQSELNNAGFFIKRSNQKDGEFKVINATMIAGAGTTSEKQFYTYTDTTAQPNVVYYYQIEDVSLDGNRQTLTRGIRLKGHIGAAGKLTSTWGELKSSNE